One genomic window of Arachis hypogaea cultivar Tifrunner chromosome 8, arahy.Tifrunner.gnm2.J5K5, whole genome shotgun sequence includes the following:
- the LOC112707586 gene encoding protein ZINC INDUCED FACILITATOR-LIKE 1, with protein MRNVDYHSNNNNVREALLVKKKQYHEDCPGCKVDQVKDMNHSVSIKNLFIIWIVVLCATLPISSLFPFLYFMVRDFNIAETEADIGSYAGYVGSTFMLGRCLTSVMWGMISDRYGRKPVIIIGVITVVIFNTLFGLSTSFWMAILMRFLLGSLNGLLGPVKAYATEIFREEHQSLGLSTVSAAWGIGLIIGPALGGYLAQPVEKYPNIFAKDSFWDKFPYVLPCFVISGFALVVSIVCIWIPETLHNHKESNEFIDDAEAIENGSSGNKKDKNMIHKKENLLLNWPLMSSIIAYCVFSLHDIAYQEVFSLWAVAPPKLGGLNFTTDVVGDVLAVSGISLIIYQILLYPSVERACGPIGIARISAILSIPLLQSFSFMTMLSGTILFLVICGASILKNLLAVTVTTGLFLIQNRVVEQHQRGAANGLSMTAMSLFKAVGPAAGGAVLTWSQKRMDASFLPGPHMVFFALNIVEAVGILMLFKPFLAEKKKTKRVQLN; from the exons atgagaaatgtAGATTaccattcaaataataataatgttagggAGGcattactggtgaagaagaaacaATACCATGAGGATTGTCCTGGTTGTAAGGTGGATCAAGTCAAAGATATGAACCATAGTGTCTCCATTAAGAATCTTTTCATTATATGGATCGTCGTCTTATGTGCTA CGCTGCCAATATCATCTCTGTTTCCGTTTCTTTATTTCATG GTAAGGGATTTTAACATTGCAGAAACAGAGGCAGATATTGGTTCCTATGCCGGTTATGTGG GATCAACATTCATGTTGGGCAGATGTTTGACTTCTGTTATGTGGGGAATGATTTCTGATCGATATGGTCGGAAACCTGTTATAATAATTGGGGTTATCACAGT TGTGATTTTCAACACATTGTTTGGTCTTAGCACAAGTTTTTGGATGGCAATTCTCATGAGATTTCTTCTTGGAAGTCTAAATGGTTTGCTTGGACCTGTCAAG GCCTATGCTACTGAAATTTTTCGAGAAGAACACCAATCTCTTGGACTTTCAACT GTGAGTGCAGCTTGGGGCATAGGTTTAATCATTGGTCCAGCGCTGGGAGGTTATTTGGCTCAG CCAGTAGAAAAGTATCCAAATATATTTGCAAAAGATTCCTTTTGGGATAA GTTTCCATACGTCTTGCCCTGCTTTGTAATATCAGGATTCGCACTTGTAGTTTCTATTGTTTGTATTTGGATTCCG GAAACACTTCACAACCACAAAGAAAGCAATGAGTTCATAGATGATGCCGAAGCTATCGAAAATGGAAGCAGTGGGAATAAGAAAGACAAGAATATGATCCATAAGAAAGAGAACCTTCTCTTGAACTGGCCTTTAATGTCATCCATCATTGCTTATTGTGTTTTCTCACTTCATGATATTGCTTATCAAGAG GTTTTCTCATTATGGGCTGTGGCTCCTCCAAAGCTAGGGGGTTTGAACTTTACAACTGATGTCGTTGGTGATGTTCTTGCAGTATCAG GTATTTCACTCATCATCTACCAAATTTTGCTATACCCTTCTGTGGAAAGAGCTTGTGGACCTATTGGCATTGCTAGGATCTCAGCG ATTTTATCCATTCCACTTTTGCAAAGTTTCTCCTTCATGACAATGTTATCAGGCACAATACTATTCTTAGTGATATGTGGTGCTTCAATTCTGAAGAATCTTCTAGCT GTAACAGTAACAACTGGGTTGTTCCTCATACAAAACAGAGTAGTG GAACAGCACCAAAGAGGGGCAGCCAATGGCCTTTCAATGACTGCTATGTCTCTATTCAAAGCAGTTGGTCCTGCTGCTGGTGGTGCAGT ATTAACTTGGTCACAGAAGCGGATGGATGCTTCTTTCCTCCCAG GGCCCCATATGGTATTCTTTGCCTTGAACATAGTTGAAGCAGTTGGAATATTGATGCTGTTCAAACCATTCCTTgctgaaaagaagaaaacaaagagagtTCAGTTAAACTAA